GCCGGTGTGGACGCGCGCGGCCTCGCCGGGCGCGATCGACTCGGTTTCGGCCGGCCTCGCCGAGAGGACCGCTGGCGAGCGGTCGCCGGCTCCGAACGTGTCGCTCGCGCGGACCGCGTAGCCGTCCATCGCGGCCCGGTCGTACCCCGGCACGGGCGACGGCGCGTCGATCGGCTCGGCGATCACCCGGCCGTCGGCCGCCCCGACCGGGACGGATTCGGTCCGGTCGTGGGGGGTGACGGCGTCGAGCAGGGTCGCCCTCGCGTCCGCGACCCGGGTCCGCCGCTTGAACCCGGACTCGCGTCTGTCGTGGCTCATACACACCCATTCGCGGCCGCGGGCAAAAACCCGTTCTCCGCGGTCGCGGTCGGCCGACTTCGGGCCGCGGGGACCCGCCCGCCCCGGCGGCTCAAGCGAACCAGGAGAGGAACCGCCGCGTGCGGTGGACCGACTGGAAGGCGGCGACCTTCGCCGCCACCGCGCCGTCGATCGCGGTCCGCTTGGTAGCCTTAACGCCGCGGGCCGCGCCGGTGCGCGCGTAGTACGCCGACCGGCGGCTCGCAGCGCCGACGTAGTGTTTCGCCGCCATCCGGATCGGCGCGCGCCGCCCCTCGACGGTGGTCGTGCCGCGGCGGATCGCAGCGAGCACGTCGTCCGCGGTGACCGCCGCCGTCGACGCCCTCCCCTCTATCGTCAGCTCGGTGAACGCCCGCCCGACGTACTGGAGGTGGTGCGCGTCGCTGGCGGCGACGCCGGGGTAGCCGTGTTCGGCCGCGAACCGGCGCGCGCGGCGGTTGCGGTTCCCCGTGAACAGCCACGCGTTGAACACCTCGATCGCGTCGACCTCGTCGACCGCGCCGGTCTCGCTTTCCTCGCCGACCGCGCCGTCCGCGCCGGCCCCGTCGACCGCGCCGTCCGCGTCGGAGTCGTCGTCCGGCCCCGGCGTCGGGATGTTGCGACGGCGGACGCCGTGCCGCGAGCGCTGGAACGGGTGCGGGACGACGGCGACGCCGCCCAGTTCGTGGACCGCTCGGACGGTCTCGTCGTACGGCCGCCCGCGCGGCGGCATCCGGTCGACGCCGATAGCCAGCAGGTGGCCGTGCGCGGTCGACACCTCGACGCCGGGGATCCCGATCAGCCCGTACTCCGGGGCGATCTCCGCGGCGCGTTTCGACTCCCGGATCACGTCGTGGTCGGTGATGACGACCGCGTCGAGTCCGATCTCGGCCGCGTGTTCGAGTATTAGCTCCACCGGCTCGTGCCCGTCGTAGCTCCCCTCGGAGTGGACGTGCGGGTCGATGCTGACGGTGACGCGGGACACGTCCGGACTACGCGTCGGGATGTATATAAAGGGACGAGCGATCTCGGGAGCGCGGGCGGACGGCGCGTGACACGGGTACGCTTAACAGGCAGTCCCGCACATGATCGTCCATGACAGAGAGCGAGTACGACTACGTCGTCGTCGGTGCCGGGTCAGCGGGCTGCGTCCTCGCGAACCGCCTCACGCGGGACCCGGAGACGTCCGTGCTGCTGCTCGAAGCGGGCGAGCCGGACGACGAGCGGAACATCGAGATCCCGGCGGCGTTCCCGGAGCTGTTCAAGACCGGGGCGGACTGGGAGTACTACACCGAGCCGCAGGAGCACTGCGGCGGCCGAGAGCTGTACTGGCCGCGCGGCAAGACCCTCGGCGGCTGCTCGTCGAACAACGCGATGATCTACGTTCGCGGCCACCCGTCCGACTACGATCACTGGGCGGAGCTGGGCAACGACGGGTGGGGGTACGACTCGATGCTCGACTACTTCAAGCGCGCGGAGAACTTCGGCCCGGGGGGATCGTCGTATCACGGCGAGGACGGACCGCTGAGCGTCACCGAACAGACCTCGCCGCGGCCCGCCTCCGAGGCGTTCGTCCGGGCCGCCGCCGCGGCCGGCTACGACCGGAACGACGACTTCAACGGGGAAACACAGGAGGGCGTCGGGCTTTACCACGTGACCCAGAAGAACGGGAAGCGCCACAGCGCGGCCGACGCGTACCTGAAGCCCGTCCTCGACCGTCCGAACCTCACCGCCGAGACCGGCGCGCAGGTGACCGAGGTGACCATCGAGGACGGCCGCGCGACCGGCGTGGAGTACCGACAGGACGGCGGGACCCGCGCCGTCGGCGCGGACGAAGAGGTGGTCCTCTGCGCCGGGGCCGTCAACTCCCCGCACCTGCTCATGCTCTCGGGCGTCGGGGACCCGGACCACCTCTCGGAGCACGGCGTCGACGTGGCGGTGGAGTCGCCGGGCGTCGGGCGGAACCTCCAGGACCACCTGTTCGTCTTCACCGTCTACGAGACGGCCGACGACGTGAGCACGCTCGACGACGCCGGCGGGCTGCTGGATATCCTCAACTGGTTCGTGTTCAAGCGCGGGAAGCTCACCTCCAACGTCGGCGAGGCCGGCGGGTTCGTTCGCACGGACGGGGATGAGTCACGGCCCGACCTCCAGTTCCACTTCGCCCCCTCGTACTTCATGGAACACGGGCTGGCGAACCCCGCGGAGGGGCGGGGGCTGTCGATCGGCGCGACGCAGCTCCGGCCGGAGAGCCGCGGTCGGGTCACGCTCGCGTCGGCCGACCCCCTCGACGCGCCGCGGATCGACCCGAACTACCTCGCCGAGAGCGAGGACGTGGAAACCCTCGTCGAGGGGGTGAAACGGGCCCGAGAGATCGCCGCACAGGGGCCGCTCTCGGAGTACGTCGGCCGAGAGGTGTGGCCGGGCGAGGACGCCCGGTCGGACGAGGAGATCGCGGAACACGTCCGCGAGAAGTGCCACACCGTGTACCACCCCGTCGGGACGTGTAAGATGGGCGACGGCGAGGCGGCGGTCGTGGACGACCGGCTCCGCGTCCGCGGCGTCGAGGGCCTCCGGGTCGCGGACGCGAGCGTGATGCCGACGCTCGTCGGCGGCAACACGAACGCCCCGACGATCGCGATCGCCGAGCGGGCGGCGGACCTGATTCGCGAGGACCGGACGGAGTCCGCTGACGGACCGATCGCGGCCGC
This genomic stretch from Halorubrum hochsteinianum harbors:
- a CDS encoding CehA/McbA family metallohydrolase, with translation MSRVTVSIDPHVHSEGSYDGHEPVELILEHAAEIGLDAVVITDHDVIRESKRAAEIAPEYGLIGIPGVEVSTAHGHLLAIGVDRMPPRGRPYDETVRAVHELGGVAVVPHPFQRSRHGVRRRNIPTPGPDDDSDADGAVDGAGADGAVGEESETGAVDEVDAIEVFNAWLFTGNRNRRARRFAAEHGYPGVAASDAHHLQYVGRAFTELTIEGRASTAAVTADDVLAAIRRGTTTVEGRRAPIRMAAKHYVGAASRRSAYYARTGAARGVKATKRTAIDGAVAAKVAAFQSVHRTRRFLSWFA
- a CDS encoding GMC family oxidoreductase gives rise to the protein MTESEYDYVVVGAGSAGCVLANRLTRDPETSVLLLEAGEPDDERNIEIPAAFPELFKTGADWEYYTEPQEHCGGRELYWPRGKTLGGCSSNNAMIYVRGHPSDYDHWAELGNDGWGYDSMLDYFKRAENFGPGGSSYHGEDGPLSVTEQTSPRPASEAFVRAAAAAGYDRNDDFNGETQEGVGLYHVTQKNGKRHSAADAYLKPVLDRPNLTAETGAQVTEVTIEDGRATGVEYRQDGGTRAVGADEEVVLCAGAVNSPHLLMLSGVGDPDHLSEHGVDVAVESPGVGRNLQDHLFVFTVYETADDVSTLDDAGGLLDILNWFVFKRGKLTSNVGEAGGFVRTDGDESRPDLQFHFAPSYFMEHGLANPAEGRGLSIGATQLRPESRGRVTLASADPLDAPRIDPNYLAESEDVETLVEGVKRAREIAAQGPLSEYVGREVWPGEDARSDEEIAEHVREKCHTVYHPVGTCKMGDGEAAVVDDRLRVRGVEGLRVADASVMPTLVGGNTNAPTIAIAERAADLIREDRTESADGPIAAATD